Proteins from one Terriglobia bacterium genomic window:
- a CDS encoding zinc-binding dehydrogenase, giving the protein MKAVRFHEHGGLEVLKYEDAPDPVIQPTEVLVKVKACALNHLDLWMRSGVRVWKLPMPHIVGSDISGEVAQVGALVTNAKPGDRVLLAPGISCGQCETCWKGLDSACRSFTIFGVMADGGYAEYVKSPAMNVVPIPGDLNFEEAASVPLVFLTAWHMLISRAVLRPGEDVLVVGAGSGVGIAAIQVAKLVGCRVIATAGSDEKLTKARELGADEGINHTQQSVAEEVARLTGKRGVDVIVEHVGHAVWEGCFNSLATYGRLVTCGATTGPEVKLNIQALFGRQRSILGSYMGGKGELMDVLKLIGQRKLKPVIDSVFPLAEVRQAQRKMEGRDFFGKILLRP; this is encoded by the coding sequence ATGAAAGCAGTCCGATTCCATGAGCACGGCGGCCTGGAAGTTTTGAAATATGAAGACGCGCCTGATCCGGTAATCCAGCCGACGGAGGTCCTGGTGAAGGTGAAAGCCTGCGCGCTGAACCATCTTGACCTCTGGATGCGCAGCGGCGTGCGCGTCTGGAAATTGCCCATGCCGCACATTGTAGGCAGCGACATCTCTGGCGAGGTGGCGCAGGTTGGCGCGCTAGTGACGAATGCAAAGCCGGGCGACCGGGTCCTGCTGGCTCCGGGGATTAGTTGCGGGCAGTGCGAGACCTGCTGGAAAGGCCTGGACAGCGCCTGCCGCAGCTTCACTATTTTCGGCGTGATGGCGGACGGCGGCTATGCCGAATATGTGAAGTCGCCAGCGATGAACGTGGTTCCAATTCCCGGCGATCTGAATTTTGAAGAAGCCGCTTCCGTACCGCTGGTTTTTCTGACGGCCTGGCACATGCTCATCAGCCGGGCCGTGCTGCGGCCTGGCGAAGACGTCCTGGTGGTCGGAGCGGGATCGGGAGTGGGCATCGCTGCTATCCAGGTGGCAAAGCTTGTGGGATGCCGCGTGATCGCTACAGCGGGCAGCGACGAAAAGCTTACCAAAGCGCGCGAGCTTGGCGCCGACGAAGGCATCAATCACACGCAGCAGTCCGTTGCCGAAGAAGTGGCGCGGCTGACCGGCAAGCGCGGCGTGGACGTGATTGTGGAGCACGTGGGCCATGCCGTGTGGGAGGGCTGCTTCAACTCACTGGCCACCTATGGGCGCCTCGTCACTTGCGGCGCGACCACCGGCCCTGAAGTCAAGCTGAACATCCAGGCACTGTTCGGGCGGCAGCGGAGCATCCTGGGCTCCTACATGGGCGGCAAAGGGGAATTGATGGACGTTCTCAAGCTGATCGGCCAGCGCAAGCTGAAGCCCGTGATCGATTCCGTCTTTCCGCTGGCAGAAGTCCGCCAAGCGCAGCGGAAAATGGAGGGTCGCGACTTTTTTGGAAAAATCCTGCTGCGGCCGTGA
- a CDS encoding 4a-hydroxytetrahydrobiopterin dehydratase, translating into MAALSKNEIQEKLRDIRGWSHVGKSIQKRYSLKSFVPAIGLVNKIAEVAEKAGHHPDITINYNVVSISLSTHSEGGVTQKDFDLARQIDELAETGA; encoded by the coding sequence ATGGCGGCACTCAGCAAAAATGAAATCCAGGAAAAACTCAGAGACATACGAGGCTGGTCGCACGTGGGGAAGTCGATCCAGAAGCGGTACTCGCTTAAATCGTTCGTGCCCGCAATCGGCCTGGTGAACAAGATCGCCGAGGTGGCGGAAAAAGCGGGGCATCACCCCGACATCACCATCAACTACAACGTGGTGAGCATCTCGCTTTCCACGCATAGCGAAGGAGGCGTTACGCAGAAAGATTTCGATCTCGCGCGGCAGATCGACGAGCTGGCGGAAACCGGCGCATAG